Proteins from a single region of Chromobacterium sp. ATCC 53434:
- a CDS encoding phage tail assembly protein: protein MSTKTIPLKHGLKVGQHTYKSITLRAPKLGDLIDAEQDAPASNLFAFRTALIAQVAVSADEFTGPFSLGMLRDLEPEDFNLLTDGLNTLQKAGE from the coding sequence ATGAGCACCAAAACCATTCCCCTGAAGCACGGCCTGAAAGTCGGCCAGCACACCTATAAGTCCATTACCTTGCGCGCGCCGAAGTTGGGCGACCTGATCGACGCGGAGCAGGACGCGCCGGCCAGCAACCTGTTTGCGTTCCGCACGGCGCTGATCGCCCAGGTGGCCGTGAGCGCCGACGAATTCACCGGCCCGTTCAGCCTGGGCATGTTGCGCGACCTTGAGCCCGAGGACTTCAACCTGCTTACTGACGGCCTGAACACGCTGCAGAAAGCGGGGGAATAA
- a CDS encoding HNH endonuclease — protein sequence MLRLTALPLPPHAVDALNQLSELVASELDYSRRVARASQLWDAKNDRVAWKKAFSSVRSQLSIMSTGIVRCGYCGDSAADEIEHVDPKNYFPDLAFDWSNYIFSCGVCNVRKGNKYAYFDNDNNSVEFHRGRNDPVIPPPFSNSVFINPRVDDPASYLELDIGGVLNGHFLPGTFEVVPKYGVAGTTLARAEFTIRAVDLNRDLLLHARANAFDGFMARLNEYVRIRNIENISNVRRFKMVDSLRRSPHCFVFGQMRLQRRFFPEIDQLFNQAPELMDVPI from the coding sequence ATGTTAAGACTGACGGCCTTGCCATTGCCGCCACATGCAGTTGATGCGTTGAATCAATTGAGTGAACTGGTGGCATCCGAGCTTGATTATTCCCGGCGTGTTGCAAGAGCATCTCAATTGTGGGATGCAAAGAATGATAGGGTCGCTTGGAAAAAGGCTTTTTCGAGTGTGAGAAGCCAACTATCTATAATGAGCACGGGAATTGTTCGATGCGGGTACTGTGGGGACTCTGCGGCTGACGAAATTGAACATGTTGATCCCAAAAATTATTTCCCCGACCTAGCATTTGATTGGAGTAACTATATATTCTCTTGCGGGGTGTGTAATGTTAGGAAGGGTAATAAGTATGCGTATTTTGATAATGATAATAATAGCGTGGAGTTTCATCGGGGACGCAATGATCCGGTGATTCCTCCCCCGTTCTCGAATTCGGTTTTTATTAACCCTAGAGTGGATGATCCTGCATCGTATTTGGAGTTGGATATTGGTGGGGTTTTAAATGGCCATTTTTTACCGGGTACTTTTGAGGTGGTTCCCAAGTATGGCGTAGCTGGAACTACCCTTGCTCGAGCGGAGTTTACTATCAGGGCGGTTGATCTAAATAGAGATTTGCTCTTGCATGCGCGAGCTAATGCTTTTGATGGTTTTATGGCAAGGTTGAATGAGTATGTTCGTATTAGAAATATTGAAAATATAAGCAATGTACGTCGTTTTAAGATGGTTGACAGTTTGAGAAGGAGTCCGCACTGCTTTGTATTTGGGCAGATGCGTTTGCAGAGGCGTTTTTTCCCAGAAATTGATCAGCTTTTTAATCAGGCGCCTGAGCTAATGGATGTTCCGATCTGA